One Marmota flaviventris isolate mMarFla1 chromosome 17, mMarFla1.hap1, whole genome shotgun sequence genomic window, GCTGGCAAGCTGGGGGCATCCGAATTCTCTCTGCCCAGGCAAAAGGCTTGCACTTCAGAGGAAACCGACCATACACGTGATTAGACCGACGGGAGCAGGATGCACACAAAGTACCAGGGGCACCAGGTGGAACAGCTCTGCTAAGGCACTGTCCCCTCTGCCACTTTCCTTTAATTCCCAACAGGGGAATCCTTCCCTGGAGTGCTTACTTCTTTACTAATGTCTTTCCAGGAGTTAAGGAGACAAAAACATGATGACTAACCTCAGTCCAACCCCCTGCTGGGAGGAGGGGCTGTCAAGGACAAGGAGGCACAAGTACCTGGATCTTGTCTGGCCAAGTCCTCTAAACTATGGAGAAAACACAGGGAGTAAACCCTGAAGGAACTCTGGGCTTGGACCTTCTCTAAAAGCCCAGCTCCTTCTCTTCATGGCATCTGGGAGTACCAGGTTTGGGTGGAATCTGGGGGCTCCTGCCTGAGCTCCCTCTCACCTGTAAACCCTTAACACACAGAGATAGCTCCAGGACACAGGACACAGAATTCAGGCATCCTGGAGACCTTGACAGGATCCTATCTAGGGGTCCACTGTCCTCCCAGGCTtgggggaaagggggagggggctggaacCTCTTTGAGatggaagtgttttttttttttttggcggggtgggtatcagggattgaactcaagggcacttgaccactgagctaaatccccagccctgttttgtatgttacttagagacagggtctcactgagttgctaaggctggctttgtactcacattcctcctgtctcagcctccccagccactgggattacaggcctgcgccagcCACTGTGCCCTTAGCTCTTGAGATGAAAGTGTTTTGATTCTCAGAAGAGCCGTAGTGAAATAAATCCTAGCCACTCCCATTGGGTCTCAGCAagaccatttaatttttttgtaaaaagtaaGATGACATCAAAGAACCAATTGTGGAAATGACAAGGTGGAAGTCTGAACCTGTTTCAGCTGTTCTCAGGGGGCACAGTGATTTCAAGAGTGCTTTTCACTTGCCACCTGTCTCTTTGAGACCCAGCTGGCCTGAGTGGCTGAGAATCAGGACAAGGTCCACCTGGCTGGGGGGCACCCCTAGGTGCCTGGCTCCTCAAGGCGGCGGCTGCCCCCTTGGTTCCACATCTCCTTCTCCTGCCGAAGCCGCTGGTTCTCAGTGCGGAGCCTCTCTACCTCGGCGGCCAGCTCCTCCACCTGGCGACAGGGCTGCTGGCCCATGTGCCCCTGCAGTTGCTGCAGCCTCCGAGTCTCCTCCTCTGCCTGCGTGAGCCTCCGCTCCAGGTCCAGGTAGTCTCTTACCAGCTCCTGCTTGCTGCGGCCCTGCAGGCTCTCGGTGTGATAGCGCTCATAGGCCTCAGAGAAGTCCCTCTGCTGGAACTCGCCATGATCTTGGCCCTGCCCGTCACTGTCCCCTGCCTCACTGTCCCCGCTGGAACCTGGGTGGGACGCCCCATAGGGTGACACCTCAAGGTTCGGCTCCTCAGGGTCTCGGTCATTCATGAGAAACTGGGTGGTGTTGTAGGGCGCCACAGGCTGGCCTTTGGCAAACATCTCCTCGCGGACCCTGGAGGCCCTCTGGCTCTGCCTCTCATCACGCTGCTGCTTCTCCGCCCAGCTCAGCTCCAGGTAGGGCCTCCAGTGCCGCTTGCGCTTGGATGGCCTCCTCCGGTGCTTCTTCCGGCCCAGCACTGCCTCTACTGAGCAACCCTCTGGGCTCTGGGTTTGGGGTCCGCCACAGTTCCAGCTCAGGCCACCGGCAGCCTGGGCAAGATCTTCATCCTCTGAATGGCTCTTTTTTCGTGGTGTCAGGGACAGGGAACTGCCACAGTCATGAGACTCAGTGGGTGTTTGGGGGCTCCCTGAATCACCAGAGGTCTAAAGAGGAAATGGGGAGGGAAGTTGGATCACAAGCAGCTTATCCTTGGCCATGGAACCCTCCCCTGACCACCCAGCCTGAAGCCCCGCACAACTCACCTGGTCATTCTATATTCCCTCACCCTTTTGCAATCATTTACCTGTCTACTGTCTGTGCCCCAACCTTCCCCAAGTAAACTCACCGGAAGAGCAGCATTTTACCTGAGTATTACCTTATCATTTCAATGCCTAGAACAATATCTGACCCAGAGTAGGAGTTCCACATATACTATCTGAATGAATGGAGAAGAAGGAGCAACCTGGGATAGAAGATGGCCCCTGAGGCACTTGCTTGATCAGAAACCCAACTTGCTTTTCCCTCTTTCCAAAAAGCATGTCTTTCAAATGGAGAAGGCTTTGTGGGAACACAACCTACGTGCTTCCACAGAGGCCCACATTCAGAAAGCCCCCCATGCTTAGCTTGATGCTATTATCCCTGTCTTGAAGTCCTTAATAACCTTTGAACAAGGGACCCCACAAATCATAAAGCCAATCCTGCTTCCAGCTCTTTGCATGGTCAACTCTTTCTCATCCTTTAGAGCTCAGTTCCAATGCTCCCTACTCAGGGAGGCCTTCCCTGTCCACCATACCAAAGGCAGCCCCTCCCCCAGTGACTTTGTATCACATCATGCACTTAACATCCCACAAAGCATTTAGCATGTTATCATTTATCATTGGTCTTCTTTCCCCTGAGAATGTGTCTTGTCTATTCAGTTCAACGCTTTACCTGATGCATGAAACAGGGCAAgtgctcaagaaatatttattaaatgagcCAGGcatgcgcctgtaatcccagtggcttgggaggctgaagcaggaggatcgtgaattcaaagccagcctcagcaatagtgaggtgctaagcaactcaatgaaatgctatctctaaataatatataaaataatagggctgggtatgtggctcagtggttgagtgcccctgagttcaatccccagtaaccctccccacaaaaaaaattttattaagtgattaaagcttgggctggggatgtggctccagcggtagcgcgcttgcctggcatgcatgcggcccgggttcggtcctcagcaccacatacaaacaaagatgttgtgtccgccgaaaacaaaaaaataaatatttaaaaaattctctctctctaaaaaaaaattaaaaataaaaaaataaatgcttaaagcTTATAAGATAGAGGGATCCAAAAGATGTTGGGAAATGAGACTCTATTTTTCTAGGGTAAATAAGATGGAGTGTGTTTATCTCAGACAGAGTTGTATCActcttttggtttttttggtcccagaaactgaacccagggatgctcaattACTGAaccaagtccccagcccttttttattttgagacagggtctcaataagttgctgaggctggctttgaatttgctatccttttgccttggtctcctgagctgctgggattataggtgtgtgtcaccatgcctggctatatcACTCTTCTGTGTGAGTGGCAGAAAGAGGTCCTAACCAAAGAAAGGAAGGGTCAACTCCTTTCTGTAGTCAAGAGTTCCAGAACTTGCAAGAGGTGGAAAGGATCTGTCAAGAGAGCATATGTATGCTCAGGGCATCTGCTTATCTCTGTTGTGGTGAGCTTGGGAGTACTGAGTGTGGGGGATGGGGATAAATTGCTCTAAGTTTGTGGTTTGAGGGATTTCTAATAATAAACACAACAATTGGCATCTTGTTTTATAAAACACAACATGATTCTGAGCATGGGTCCCTACAAGTGTAGGAAGTGTTTTGAGGGATGTGGTATTTGCAGCCCTGGAGAATTAGGA contains:
- the Hexim2 gene encoding protein HEXIM2, whose product is MATLNQTNCNTKSPAALEEAKTSGDSGSPQTPTESHDCGSSLSLTPRKKSHSEDEDLAQAAGGLSWNCGGPQTQSPEGCSVEAVLGRKKHRRRPSKRKRHWRPYLELSWAEKQQRDERQSQRASRVREEMFAKGQPVAPYNTTQFLMNDRDPEEPNLEVSPYGASHPGSSGDSEAGDSDGQGQDHGEFQQRDFSEAYERYHTESLQGRSKQELVRDYLDLERRLTQAEEETRRLQQLQGHMGQQPCRQVEELAAEVERLRTENQRLRQEKEMWNQGGSRRLEEPGT